The following is a genomic window from Candidatus Cybelea sp..
AACTGCCTGGCCACCGCCGTCAAGCCAATCGTCGACGAGCTCGGTTGGGTCAAGGGCTTCATGAGCACGATTCACTCATACACGAACGACCAGAACGTGCTCGACGGCCCGCACAAGGATCTGCGACGCGCGCGCAACGCCGCGACGAACATCATTCCGACGTCGACCGGTGCCGCCAAGGCACTCTACCTGACGATCCCGCAAGTCGAGGGGACCTTCGACGGCTTCTCGCTGCGCGTTCCGACGCCGACGGTCTCGATGATCTATCTGGTCGCGCAGACGAAGCAGCCGACCACCAAAGACCAGCTCAACGCGCTGCTCCGTCGTGCGGCCGAAGGCGAGCTGAGCAAATACGTCGCCTACACCGAGGAAGAGCTTGTCTCGAGCGACTTCAAAAAGAACCCGAACAGCTCGATCATCGATGCGAAGCTTACCAATGCCAACGGCGATCTCGTCCAAATCGCCGCCTGGTACGACAACGAGTGGGGCTATTCGTGCCGTCTCGCCGAGCTGACGGC
Proteins encoded in this region:
- the gap gene encoding type I glyceraldehyde-3-phosphate dehydrogenase; protein product: MRIGINGFGRIGRNFTKALAERHPEIEIAAVNDLIGAKECAHLFKYDSNYGIYAGTVGSSDSTLEIDGRRIRVFGERDPGKLPWRDLGVDVVVESTGLFTDAAKARAHIDGGGAKKVLISAPAKGEDITIVLGVNDRNYDPEKHNIISNASCTTNCLATAVKPIVDELGWVKGFMSTIHSYTNDQNVLDGPHKDLRRARNAATNIIPTSTGAAKALYLTIPQVEGTFDGFSLRVPTPTVSMIYLVAQTKQPTTKDQLNALLRRAAEGELSKYVAYTEEELVSSDFKKNPNSSIIDAKLTNANGDLVQIAAWYDNEWGYSCRLAELTAMVGSAIPAKA